One Penicillium oxalicum strain HP7-1 chromosome III, whole genome shotgun sequence genomic region harbors:
- a CDS encoding Endosomal protein P24B — translation MRFSAASLLVTALGWVSAVTAHNIQLKAHSRECFHETLHKDDLMTVTFQVGDREFGGSGNLEIDFWVEDPLRNRQYYKQAISNEDYSFTAHADGKYTYCFSNEGWTSNSKEVSFNVHGIVYVPEHEMSADPLEAEVRKLSDSLAQVKDEQSYIVVRERVHRNTAESTNGRVKWWSLFQLGVVIGEGIFQVWWLKRFFEVKRVV, via the exons ATGCGCTTCTCCGCTGCCTCGCTCCTGGTCACTGCGCTGGGCTGGGTGTCCGCCGTCACCGCACACAACATTCAACTGAAGGCTCACTCGCGGGAGTGCTTCCACGAGACTCTGCACAAGGATGACTTGATGACAGTGACCTTCCAAGTGGGCGATCGGGAGTTTGGCGGTAGTGGAAACCTTGAGATTGATTTCTGG GTCGAGGACCCTCTGCGCAATCGCCAATACTATAAGCAGGCTATCTCCAACGAGGATTACTCTTTTACCGCACACGCCGACGGAAAGTACACCTACTGCTTCAGCAATGAAGGCTGGACCTCAAACTCCAAGGAAGTCTCTTTCAACGTTCATGGAATTGTCTACGTGCCCGAACACGAGATGTCGGCAGACCCTCTTGAGGCGGAAG TTCGCAAGCTGTCCGACTCTCTTGCTCAGGTCAAGGATGAGCAGTCGTACATCGTGGTTCGTGAGCGAGTGCATCGAAATACCGCCGAGAGCACAAACGGCCGTGTCAAGTGGTGGAGTCTCTTCCAGCTGGGTGTGGTGATTGGAGAGGGTATCTTCCAGGTTTGGTGGCTCAAGCGCTTTTTTGAG GTCAAGCGTGTTGTTTGA